A stretch of the Leptospira harrisiae genome encodes the following:
- a CDS encoding alpha-E domain-containing protein: protein MLSRVAESVFWMNRYIERAENYSRFIDVNHQLSLDLHEEVPNQWLPLVHTTGDIELFEKRYSSPSPVNVIRFMTFDEENPNSIFQCLSRARENARTIRENISTSMWEVLNEFYLFVKDYRKVYMESSEIHGDTLSMGLSDFLSTVRKSCQSFYGCSDATISHDEVWNFSLLGRFLERADKTTRILDMKYFILLPSVHDVGSTLDLLQWLSLLKSASAHEMYNQKYKRVDPTDIAEFLILNETFPRSIFFCIQEMQEALDKISGIKEGLPRNLAQDATTVYLNRLRSENIKSIFDKGLHEYLDDIQIELNHIGSKIVERFFTN, encoded by the coding sequence ATGTTAAGCCGAGTTGCCGAATCAGTTTTTTGGATGAATCGATACATCGAGAGGGCAGAAAATTACTCGAGGTTTATTGATGTCAATCATCAGTTATCATTAGATTTGCATGAAGAGGTACCCAATCAGTGGTTACCACTTGTGCATACAACGGGTGACATTGAGTTATTTGAAAAACGATACTCTAGTCCCAGTCCGGTCAATGTTATACGGTTTATGACCTTTGATGAAGAGAATCCAAACTCAATTTTTCAATGTTTGTCTAGAGCCCGTGAGAATGCACGAACCATTCGTGAGAACATTTCTACTTCTATGTGGGAAGTGTTAAATGAGTTTTATCTCTTTGTAAAAGACTATCGTAAAGTGTATATGGAAAGTTCCGAAATTCATGGAGATACACTTTCCATGGGACTTTCCGACTTTCTTAGCACAGTACGAAAAAGTTGCCAAAGTTTTTATGGATGTTCTGATGCTACCATTTCTCATGATGAAGTTTGGAATTTTTCATTGCTTGGAAGATTCTTAGAACGAGCAGACAAAACCACTAGAATTCTAGATATGAAGTACTTTATCTTACTTCCTTCTGTGCATGATGTGGGTTCTACTTTAGATTTATTACAATGGTTATCTCTTTTAAAATCAGCTTCTGCACATGAGATGTACAATCAAAAATACAAACGTGTTGATCCAACGGATATTGCTGAGTTTTTGATTTTGAATGAAACCTTTCCTAGATCCATTTTTTTCTGCATCCAAGAGATGCAAGAGGCTCTGGATAAAATTTCTGGAATTAAAGAAGGTTTGCCTAGAAACTTAGCGCAAGATGCGACGACAGTTTATTTGAATCGGTTGCGATCAGAAAATATCAAATCCATTTTTGATAAAGGTCTACATGAATATCTAGATGATATTCAAATTGAGCTGAATCATATAGGTTCCAAAATTGTGGAACGATTTTTTACAAACTAA
- a CDS encoding DUF2126 domain-containing protein, translating to MSIRVALSHITTYQYDKSIKLSPHVIRLRPAPHTKNHIVSYSLNILPEQKFLNWQQDPFGNYLARLVFPEKTNILQVAVDLVTDLKVINPFDFFVEEYAENFPFTYDKVLKKELAPYLKVKKPGKLLSPYLKTIDKTPRRIVEFLVTLNAKIYSDIGYVIRMETGIQTPELTLSSRMGSCRDSAYLLVQILRNMGLAARFVSGYLIQLKADVKSLDGPSGAESDFTDLHAWAEVYVPGAGWVGLDPTSGLFTGEGHIPLAATPEPESAGPIYGFAEKAKAEFSFHMGVERVLETPRVTLPYQGEDWDRIIRLGDSIDKRIRKNDIRLTIGGEPTFVSTENREAPEWNFDALGFEKYSKSEQLIKRLGKHFAPGGLLQYGQGKWYPGEPLPRWAMISYWRKDGEPIWNHPYLRADDRYTGSATTEDARRFISVLGDYLRVPTTSIHTAYEDNLYYLWQEANLPAETESILNDLNTYDEMERKRILKVVDSGLHREVGYTLPLDYDVLNQSWTSDEWIFRRGKMYLIPGDSPIGLRLPLHSLSGKQSFTLPEDPAAPKPALPKAKELGQSPFLTTTASYKIAEERTRTALCVEPRNGNIRVFLPPIKSLEGWLRLIYAIEQTALETDIPIVLEGYEAPHDPRLNRFKITPDPGVIEVNFHPSSSFGEIVEKTKVLYEEAYQLRLTAEKFLIDGRHSGTGGGNHITLGGASVGDSPFLRKPSLLRSLVAYWQNHPGLSYLFSGMFIGPTSQSPRIDEARNDSLHELKIAFQQIDSSRHTPPWMLDRVLRNILIDITGNTHRTEISIDKLFDPGSPTGRLGLIEMRAFEMPPHYQLSVIQQAFMMAIICKFWEDPYYGNPINWNTELHDRYMLPYFVYRDFKEVIQDLQNSGFGFLSKDFDPFFEFRFPQYGICYLDGMEIELRMALEPWNVLGEENTAQGTSRGVDSATERVQVKVKGFHPERYRLSCNGYEVPLQPTSVQNEFVAGVRFKAWSPVFTLHPQIPAQQSLVFDVYDTWNHRALGGCTYHVSHPGGLSYQTIPINGYEAESRRISRFWTHGHKIGKSLPPIRLENKAFPTTLDLRMVTFK from the coding sequence ATGAGTATACGAGTTGCCCTTTCCCATATCACAACCTACCAGTATGATAAGTCGATTAAACTGTCTCCTCATGTGATTCGGCTGAGACCAGCACCGCATACTAAAAACCATATAGTTTCTTATTCACTCAATATCTTACCTGAACAAAAATTTCTCAACTGGCAACAAGATCCATTTGGAAATTATTTAGCAAGGTTAGTATTTCCTGAAAAAACGAATATCTTACAAGTAGCTGTTGATTTAGTCACCGATTTAAAAGTAATCAATCCATTTGATTTTTTTGTAGAAGAGTATGCAGAGAACTTTCCATTTACTTATGATAAGGTATTAAAAAAGGAACTCGCTCCTTACTTAAAAGTTAAAAAACCGGGGAAGTTACTCTCTCCATACTTAAAAACAATCGATAAAACTCCGAGAAGAATCGTTGAATTCTTAGTAACCTTAAATGCAAAAATATACTCTGACATTGGTTATGTGATCCGGATGGAAACGGGAATCCAAACGCCTGAGTTAACACTATCTTCGCGAATGGGTTCTTGTCGTGACTCCGCTTATTTACTCGTTCAAATTCTTAGGAATATGGGCCTTGCTGCTAGATTTGTTTCTGGTTATTTGATCCAATTAAAAGCAGATGTAAAATCACTGGATGGGCCTTCGGGAGCAGAATCTGATTTTACTGATTTACATGCTTGGGCAGAAGTATATGTTCCTGGTGCGGGATGGGTAGGCCTCGATCCTACTTCGGGTTTATTTACCGGAGAAGGTCATATTCCTTTGGCAGCAACACCAGAACCCGAATCAGCAGGACCTATTTATGGTTTTGCGGAAAAAGCCAAAGCTGAGTTTTCCTTTCATATGGGTGTGGAACGAGTTTTAGAAACTCCACGAGTCACATTACCTTACCAAGGCGAAGATTGGGATAGGATCATTCGTTTGGGTGATTCCATTGATAAACGAATTCGTAAAAATGATATCAGACTTACAATTGGTGGCGAACCAACCTTTGTATCCACAGAAAATCGGGAAGCACCGGAATGGAATTTTGATGCCTTAGGTTTTGAAAAGTATTCTAAGTCAGAACAACTCATCAAACGATTGGGAAAACATTTTGCTCCCGGTGGCCTCCTGCAATATGGGCAAGGGAAATGGTATCCAGGAGAACCACTTCCAAGATGGGCAATGATATCATACTGGCGAAAAGATGGAGAACCCATTTGGAACCATCCCTATTTACGAGCTGACGATCGTTATACGGGATCGGCAACTACAGAAGATGCAAGAAGATTCATAAGTGTTCTTGGTGATTATCTTCGAGTTCCAACTACTTCAATTCATACGGCTTACGAAGATAATTTATACTATTTATGGCAGGAAGCAAACTTACCTGCAGAAACTGAATCTATCTTAAATGATTTGAATACCTACGATGAAATGGAAAGAAAAAGAATCCTGAAAGTAGTTGATTCTGGTTTACATCGTGAAGTAGGATATACTCTTCCTTTAGATTATGATGTTTTAAACCAGAGTTGGACATCGGACGAATGGATTTTCCGACGTGGGAAAATGTATTTAATTCCGGGAGATTCACCAATCGGTTTACGGTTACCATTGCATTCGTTAAGTGGAAAACAATCGTTCACACTTCCTGAGGATCCGGCAGCTCCGAAACCAGCTCTTCCAAAAGCTAAAGAATTAGGTCAGTCACCTTTCTTAACTACCACTGCAAGTTATAAGATTGCTGAAGAACGGACACGTACCGCACTATGTGTCGAACCCCGAAATGGGAACATTCGTGTTTTTTTACCGCCAATCAAATCTTTAGAAGGTTGGCTTCGGCTTATCTATGCAATCGAACAAACTGCTTTAGAAACTGATATACCAATTGTTTTAGAAGGTTATGAGGCTCCTCATGATCCTAGACTCAATCGTTTTAAGATCACGCCAGATCCAGGAGTGATAGAAGTCAATTTTCATCCTTCTTCTTCCTTTGGAGAGATTGTAGAAAAAACTAAAGTGTTATATGAAGAAGCTTATCAACTCCGATTGACTGCTGAAAAGTTTTTGATCGATGGTCGACACTCGGGCACTGGCGGTGGAAATCATATCACACTTGGGGGAGCATCTGTCGGTGATAGTCCTTTCCTAAGGAAACCATCGCTTTTGCGAAGTTTAGTGGCCTATTGGCAAAATCATCCAGGTCTTTCATATTTATTTTCTGGAATGTTCATCGGTCCTACTTCCCAATCCCCTAGAATTGATGAAGCAAGAAATGATTCATTACATGAACTAAAAATTGCTTTCCAACAAATTGATTCGAGTCGCCACACACCACCTTGGATGTTGGATCGAGTTTTAAGAAATATCTTAATTGATATTACAGGGAATACTCACAGAACTGAAATTTCTATTGATAAACTTTTTGATCCAGGATCACCTACCGGACGTTTGGGGCTAATTGAAATGCGTGCATTTGAAATGCCACCTCATTACCAATTGAGTGTCATCCAACAAGCGTTTATGATGGCTATCATTTGTAAGTTTTGGGAAGATCCTTATTATGGAAATCCAATCAATTGGAATACAGAATTACATGATCGATATATGTTACCGTACTTTGTGTACCGTGATTTCAAAGAAGTAATCCAGGATTTACAAAATAGTGGATTTGGATTTTTATCAAAAGACTTTGATCCTTTTTTTGAATTTCGATTCCCTCAATATGGAATTTGTTATTTGGATGGAATGGAAATTGAATTACGTATGGCACTTGAACCTTGGAACGTACTTGGTGAAGAAAACACAGCACAAGGAACTTCGAGAGGAGTAGACTCTGCCACAGAACGAGTCCAAGTTAAAGTAAAAGGATTTCATCCAGAGAGATACAGATTGAGTTGTAATGGGTACGAAGTTCCGCTACAGCCAACATCTGTCCAAAATGAATTTGTTGCAGGTGTCAGATTCAAAGCTTGGTCTCCTGTTTTTACTTTACACCCCCAAATACCTGCGCAACAATCCCTAGTGTTTGATGTTTATGATACATGGAATCATAGAGCACTTGGAGGATGTACTTATCATGTTTCTCATCCAGGAGGCTTGTCTTACCAAACCATTCCTATCAATGGATATGAAGCAGAATCCAGAAGGATCTCACGTTTTTGGACTCATGGCCATAAGATTGGAAAAAGCCTTCCGCCAATTCGATTGGAAAATAAAGCCTTCCCAACAACCTTGGATCTTAGGATGGTAACATTCAAGTAG
- a CDS encoding circularly permuted type 2 ATP-grasp protein: MMTQDPYHLIGNYKTIPGVYDELYDAEGQIRNKYKFLVKSFQELGPAELINRRRDTDRILRENGVTYNLYQSDSPEAKERPWDLDLFPLVMESEEWRVLERGLNQRADLLDALVRDVYSKRRLLYEKKIPPEILFNETSFLRACDGMYDSNHFLTKNPALLFFVCDLIRAADGNFYVLNDRVQAPSGSGYSLENRIVLSRIFPSMYRDAMVHRVAVYFRSLRKSLTQLAGVTGREPVIVLLTPGPSNETYFEHAYLAGYLGYTLVQGEDLTVRKNKVYMKTVEGLQQIDLILRRVDDDFMDPLELRGDSLLGVPGLLESVRSGHVKIANPIGTGFLENRALLPFYSDLCRFYLGEDLILPMAPTYWMGTKEHFQWVLQNPEKYVFKTVSRMDEEKPVTFIELSGDRKDSFLQKLKSSPNRFIAQEMIASATVPVLGENGFRPGRAIMRTFVSSSGSGYQTMAGGLVRVSPSLDDFFITSQRGAWSKDLWVLATETQKEESLLVTKSDHVMISRKSSGVPSRVADNLFWLARYLERSENQTRVIREAVFKILQVEDGYERESLENALKLVTHVTNSYPGFLGDDAGELFLNPFSELQRLTSDRGVVGSLAFHLRSLVMASKSVRDRLSDDMKKILLHLEDQSNHQIESYDQIIDFLQKIVVNLSSLTGLSFENMSREAGWYFLNLGRRIERSINMILMLQGMIRWDSFRDKASFETFLRINDIRLTYNRRYSGKVDQESVLDILLFDTTNPRSFAYQLEQINSDIKYLPGKNEKVVYSEDRAALQLYTHFKMKDISIFFESENPLESVSIWLEELHNHLKNLSDSLASRYFNYTEEQTRIGDGNG, encoded by the coding sequence ATGATGACACAAGATCCTTATCATTTAATCGGAAATTATAAAACGATACCTGGAGTTTATGATGAACTTTATGATGCAGAAGGCCAAATCCGAAATAAATATAAGTTCTTAGTCAAATCATTTCAAGAGTTAGGACCTGCAGAACTTATCAATCGTAGGCGAGATACAGATCGTATTCTTAGAGAAAATGGTGTTACTTATAATTTATACCAATCAGACTCACCTGAAGCAAAAGAACGTCCTTGGGATTTGGATTTATTTCCTTTGGTTATGGAAAGTGAGGAATGGCGAGTATTAGAAAGAGGACTAAACCAACGAGCGGATTTATTAGATGCTCTCGTAAGAGATGTTTATTCCAAAAGACGCCTGTTATATGAAAAAAAAATCCCACCAGAAATTCTTTTTAATGAAACATCATTTTTGCGAGCTTGCGACGGAATGTATGATTCCAATCATTTCCTAACTAAAAATCCTGCTCTTTTATTTTTTGTTTGTGATTTGATTCGTGCTGCTGATGGAAATTTTTACGTTTTAAATGACAGGGTTCAGGCTCCTTCAGGTTCCGGCTATTCTTTGGAAAACCGAATTGTTTTATCTCGAATATTTCCAAGTATGTATCGCGATGCCATGGTACATCGAGTTGCTGTTTATTTTAGGTCTCTTCGTAAATCACTAACTCAACTTGCAGGTGTTACTGGGCGCGAACCTGTGATCGTTCTTTTAACTCCGGGACCTTCGAATGAAACCTATTTTGAACATGCCTATCTAGCTGGTTATTTGGGTTACACTCTGGTTCAAGGTGAAGATTTAACAGTTAGAAAAAATAAAGTTTATATGAAAACCGTAGAAGGTTTGCAACAGATCGATTTGATTTTGCGTCGGGTTGATGATGATTTTATGGATCCATTAGAACTAAGAGGAGACTCTCTCTTAGGTGTTCCTGGACTTTTAGAATCAGTACGTTCAGGGCATGTAAAAATCGCAAATCCTATTGGAACAGGATTTTTAGAGAACCGTGCCTTGTTGCCTTTTTATTCAGACTTGTGTCGATTTTATTTAGGCGAAGATTTAATTCTTCCAATGGCTCCTACTTATTGGATGGGAACCAAAGAACATTTTCAATGGGTATTACAAAACCCGGAAAAATATGTTTTTAAAACTGTGTCTCGTATGGACGAGGAAAAGCCGGTTACCTTTATCGAACTGAGTGGAGATAGGAAAGATTCATTTTTACAAAAGCTAAAATCATCACCAAATCGATTTATTGCACAAGAAATGATTGCTTCTGCCACCGTACCTGTATTAGGTGAGAATGGGTTCCGACCAGGACGAGCCATTATGAGAACCTTTGTTTCTTCTTCTGGGTCTGGTTATCAGACTATGGCTGGTGGTTTAGTAAGAGTATCCCCTTCCTTAGATGATTTTTTCATTACGAGCCAAAGAGGAGCTTGGAGTAAAGACCTTTGGGTTCTGGCAACAGAAACTCAAAAAGAAGAATCATTACTTGTCACAAAATCAGATCATGTCATGATCTCTCGGAAAAGTTCTGGTGTCCCTAGCCGTGTTGCTGACAACCTATTTTGGTTAGCGAGGTATTTAGAAAGATCAGAGAACCAAACTAGGGTTATACGAGAGGCTGTTTTTAAAATTTTACAAGTAGAAGATGGTTATGAAAGGGAATCTTTAGAAAACGCATTAAAACTCGTAACTCATGTAACCAATAGTTATCCAGGTTTTTTGGGTGATGATGCTGGTGAATTATTCTTAAATCCATTTTCAGAATTACAGCGATTGACTTCAGATCGTGGGGTTGTGGGAAGTTTGGCCTTCCATTTACGCAGTTTGGTGATGGCATCGAAATCAGTAAGAGATCGTTTATCGGATGATATGAAAAAAATTCTGCTTCATTTGGAAGATCAGTCGAATCATCAAATTGAATCTTACGATCAGATCATAGATTTCCTTCAGAAAATTGTCGTAAATCTTTCTTCTCTCACTGGTCTGTCTTTTGAAAATATGAGTCGGGAAGCTGGTTGGTATTTCCTAAACTTGGGTCGCCGAATTGAAAGATCAATCAATATGATTTTGATGCTACAAGGTATGATTCGTTGGGATAGTTTTAGAGACAAAGCTTCTTTTGAAACTTTTTTAAGAATCAATGATATTCGTTTAACTTATAATAGACGTTATAGTGGAAAAGTAGATCAGGAATCGGTATTGGATATTTTACTATTTGATACAACTAATCCAAGGTCTTTTGCTTATCAATTAGAACAAATCAATTCAGACATAAAATATTTACCTGGAAAAAATGAAAAGGTTGTGTATTCAGAAGACCGAGCTGCCTTACAACTTTATACTCATTTTAAAATGAAAGATATATCCATTTTCTTTGAATCGGAAAATCCTTTGGAATCTGTATCGATTTGGCTAGAAGAGTTACACAACCATTTGAAAAATTTATCAGATTCGTTGGCATCACGATACTTTAATTATACAGAAGAACAAACACGAATCGGTGATGGTAATGGCTGA
- a CDS encoding transglutaminase family protein has product MADFKVIHKTKYSYDDTVAYCHNMAHMYPLTSPHQDCFRTHVTVNPKPVVSSFRRDYFGNQVFLFSVEDPHRFLEVVVESTVRTHQSLGIDLYKSTPWENIYSLIHESMLDADILSIEYIQPSSFIAAKESYSEFARMFFTEGKPVFAAAIEMTTFIYQTFQYDPKATSINTPIDQVLNEKKGVCQDFSHLMIAALRSLRIPTRYVSGYLETLPPPGTQKLQGSDATHAWVSVYCPTFGWMDFDPTNGKMITEEYIITAIGRDYADVSPLKGILFGGGKHKLKVEVDVIREQI; this is encoded by the coding sequence ATGGCTGATTTTAAGGTAATTCATAAAACCAAATACAGTTATGACGATACAGTTGCTTATTGCCATAATATGGCTCACATGTATCCTTTGACGTCGCCGCACCAAGATTGTTTTAGAACTCATGTGACTGTGAATCCTAAACCAGTAGTATCTTCGTTTCGCAGAGATTATTTTGGAAACCAGGTATTTCTTTTTTCAGTGGAAGATCCTCATCGTTTTTTAGAGGTAGTGGTTGAATCAACTGTGCGGACTCACCAATCATTAGGAATTGATTTGTATAAATCGACTCCTTGGGAAAATATTTATTCGCTCATTCATGAATCTATGTTAGATGCTGATATTTTATCTATTGAATACATTCAACCATCATCTTTTATTGCAGCAAAAGAGAGTTACTCTGAATTTGCCCGAATGTTTTTTACCGAAGGAAAACCTGTATTTGCTGCGGCAATAGAGATGACAACTTTTATCTACCAGACTTTTCAATATGACCCTAAAGCTACAAGTATCAACACTCCCATTGATCAAGTTTTAAATGAAAAAAAAGGAGTATGTCAGGATTTTTCTCATTTGATGATTGCCGCCTTACGTTCGTTAAGAATTCCAACGAGGTATGTGAGTGGCTATTTAGAAACATTGCCTCCTCCTGGAACACAGAAATTACAAGGAAGTGATGCCACACATGCTTGGGTCTCTGTCTATTGTCCGACGTTTGGCTGGATGGATTTTGATCCGACAAATGGAAAAATGATTACAGAAGAATACATCATCACCGCAATTGGACGTGACTATGCAGACGTATCCCCTTTGAAAGGCATTTTATTTGGTGGTGGGAAACATAAATTGAAAGTGGAAGTAGACGTGATTCGCGAACAAATATGA
- a CDS encoding arsenate reductase family protein, whose amino-acid sequence MSRSNPKVYEYSGCSTCRNALKFLKSKKVEFQQIPIRETAPTATELKKAKQYLGDIKKLFNTSGKDYREGNWKEKLGSLTEEQIYKALSANGNLVKRPFVVGDGWFLVGFKEEEWKEKLG is encoded by the coding sequence ATGAGTCGTTCCAATCCCAAAGTTTACGAATATTCTGGTTGTAGTACCTGTCGCAATGCTCTGAAATTTCTAAAATCAAAAAAAGTGGAATTCCAACAAATTCCCATCCGAGAAACAGCCCCAACTGCCACTGAATTAAAAAAAGCAAAACAATACTTAGGCGACATTAAGAAACTTTTTAATACCTCAGGAAAAGATTACCGAGAAGGAAATTGGAAGGAGAAATTGGGGAGCCTTACTGAGGAACAAATTTACAAAGCACTTTCAGCCAACGGAAATTTAGTGAAGCGGCCTTTTGTTGTCGGTGATGGCTGGTTTTTGGTGGGATTTAAGGAAGAGGAATGGAAAGAAAAATTGGGGTGA
- a CDS encoding UDP-N-acetylmuramate dehydrogenase, with product MLVQNNIPLAPFTTLRLGGEANYFISIKTKEDLAKALRFCKNQNQTYLILGGGSNTIFRDSGYPGVVLQMKIPGIRCLDSNENNTIYQVGAGVPWDQFVEYTVKQGLAGIECLSGIPGCVGASPIQNIGAYGQEVKDSIVNVECMHPSGECITISNEDCKFRYRNSEFKSGIYKEHIVVSVTFQLSKLSSPCFRYPEVQKAWEKIDLEEFSSNSSSTSDMDKRIVQLEAVRNLVIELRKKKSMVLDENDPNTRSVGSFFTNPILEEKEIVSFLENAKKLGFDNPPIYPESTGFKKLSAAWLIENSGIQKGSKYPGGVGISENHCLGLINIEGTTSALLEMAESVRQRVFDTFFVRLEMEPVVRP from the coding sequence ATGTTGGTCCAAAACAATATTCCTTTGGCTCCGTTCACAACGTTGCGTTTGGGTGGCGAGGCCAATTATTTTATATCGATCAAAACAAAAGAAGACTTAGCGAAAGCCTTAAGATTTTGTAAAAATCAAAACCAAACATATTTAATTTTGGGTGGTGGCTCCAATACAATTTTTCGGGATTCCGGTTATCCTGGTGTTGTTTTACAAATGAAAATTCCTGGAATTCGTTGTTTAGACTCAAATGAAAATAATACAATCTACCAAGTTGGTGCAGGAGTTCCTTGGGACCAATTCGTTGAATATACAGTAAAACAAGGGTTAGCTGGAATTGAATGTCTTTCTGGAATTCCAGGTTGTGTTGGTGCATCCCCTATCCAAAACATCGGAGCCTATGGCCAAGAAGTAAAGGATTCAATTGTAAATGTTGAATGTATGCACCCATCCGGAGAATGTATCACCATCTCAAATGAAGATTGTAAGTTTCGATATCGAAACAGTGAATTTAAATCTGGAATTTATAAAGAACATATTGTAGTTTCCGTAACTTTTCAATTATCTAAATTATCTTCACCTTGTTTTCGATATCCGGAAGTTCAAAAAGCATGGGAGAAAATAGATTTGGAAGAATTTTCTTCTAATAGTTCTTCTACATCAGATATGGACAAACGAATTGTCCAATTGGAAGCTGTTAGGAATTTGGTCATCGAATTGAGAAAAAAAAAGTCAATGGTATTGGATGAAAATGATCCAAACACTCGTTCGGTGGGTTCATTTTTTACGAACCCCATTTTAGAAGAAAAAGAAATCGTTTCATTTTTGGAAAATGCAAAGAAACTCGGATTTGACAATCCTCCAATTTATCCTGAATCTACCGGTTTTAAAAAACTCTCTGCTGCCTGGCTAATTGAAAATTCTGGAATCCAAAAAGGGTCGAAATATCCGGGTGGTGTCGGCATCTCGGAGAACCATTGTTTAGGTCTAATCAATATAGAGGGGACAACCTCTGCACTTTTGGAAATGGCAGAATCAGTGAGACAACGAGTATTTGATACTTTTTTTGTGCGATTGGAAATGGAACCGGTTGTAAGACCCTAA
- the mltG gene encoding endolytic transglycosylase MltG, which translates to MNSKLKKYLILSGLGVSLLLILTLVGFFVVDEIKGGAVGDGQNKYELIIDSGEPSSSVVRELAAAGMIKSSVYFNYLMKFTRAGNKIKQGVYDINDGMSSRKILDVIISGKVKLVNFTVPEGYNNRQIGDLLVSKKLAISREEFLKVTQSPALLTKYNIPAKTLEGYLFPETYSVPLNYPLERITEMMIKRFYKKLESIPEAKDIKPADLHFRVVLASIVEREAVRKEERPMMAGVFLTRIEKNINLESCATIQYLFDKPKKRLFESDLKIVSPYNTYINGGWPPGPISNPGLPALEASFKPMKSDKLFFLLKPDGSHYFSATFKEHLDAKKKFIDVLYQ; encoded by the coding sequence ATGAACTCTAAACTTAAAAAATACCTGATTCTTTCAGGACTTGGTGTTTCCTTATTACTAATACTCACTTTGGTTGGATTTTTTGTCGTGGACGAAATCAAAGGTGGAGCTGTAGGAGATGGTCAAAATAAATACGAACTCATCATTGATTCGGGAGAACCATCCTCAAGCGTAGTTCGAGAGTTAGCTGCTGCCGGCATGATCAAATCGTCTGTATACTTTAATTATTTGATGAAGTTTACAAGAGCAGGAAACAAAATCAAACAAGGTGTTTATGATATCAATGATGGGATGAGTTCCCGTAAGATTTTGGATGTCATTATTTCTGGAAAAGTTAAACTAGTTAACTTCACTGTTCCGGAAGGGTATAACAACCGTCAGATCGGAGATTTGTTAGTTTCTAAAAAACTTGCCATATCACGCGAAGAGTTTTTGAAAGTAACCCAGAGTCCGGCACTCCTTACAAAGTATAATATCCCTGCAAAAACTTTGGAAGGCTACCTATTTCCAGAAACGTATTCTGTTCCTTTGAATTATCCTTTAGAAAGAATTACAGAGATGATGATCAAACGATTCTATAAAAAACTAGAATCTATTCCAGAAGCAAAGGATATCAAACCTGCAGACCTTCATTTTCGAGTTGTGTTAGCCTCCATTGTGGAAAGAGAAGCAGTTAGAAAAGAAGAAAGACCAATGATGGCTGGTGTGTTTTTAACTCGTATTGAAAAAAATATCAATTTAGAATCTTGTGCTACAATTCAGTATTTATTCGATAAACCTAAAAAGAGATTATTTGAATCTGACTTAAAGATTGTTTCTCCATACAATACGTATATCAATGGTGGATGGCCACCCGGACCAATTTCTAATCCAGGCTTACCAGCGTTAGAGGCTTCGTTCAAACCAATGAAATCCGATAAATTATTCTTCCTTTTAAAACCAGATGGATCTCATTATTTTTCAGCGACATTTAAAGAACATTTGGACGCAAAAAAGAAATTTATTGATGTGTTGTATCAATAG